A window of the Aeromicrobium phoceense genome harbors these coding sequences:
- the purH gene encoding bifunctional phosphoribosylaminoimidazolecarboxamide formyltransferase/IMP cyclohydrolase produces MTDTRPITRALVSVYDKTGLAELATALHAAGVSIVSTGSTAKTIEAAGVPVTPVEELTGFPECLDGRVKTLHPRVHAGILADLRLPDHERQLRELEIEPFDLVVVNLYPFRETVASGATPDEVVEQIDIGGPSMVRAAAKNHPSVAVVVSPAAYGEVTDAVSAGGFTLDQRKRLAAQAFAHTAAYDVAVASWFSSSYAPADDEQFPAFLGATWERSAVLRYGENPHQPAALYTGDQPGLAGAEQLHGKEMSFNNYLDTDAARRAAFTHDKPAVAIIKHANPCGIAVGTDVAQAHARAHACDPVSAFGGVIAANRPVTVAMAQQVAEVFTEVIVAPDYEDGAVEVLQGKKNIRILRCPAPTHEIPVEFRPVSGGLLLQERDRVDAQGDDPTTWTLAAGEPADADTFADLVFAWRACKAVKSNAILLAKDGASVGVGMGQVNRVDSCRLAVERAGEERARGAVAASDAFFPFSDGPQILIDAGVRAIVQPGGSVRDAETVAAAAAAGVTMYVTGTRHFFH; encoded by the coding sequence ATGACTGACACCCGTCCCATCACGCGCGCCCTCGTCTCGGTCTACGACAAGACCGGGCTGGCCGAGCTGGCCACCGCCCTGCACGCCGCGGGCGTCTCGATCGTGTCCACGGGGTCCACCGCGAAGACCATCGAGGCCGCAGGCGTCCCCGTGACCCCGGTCGAGGAGCTCACCGGCTTCCCCGAGTGCCTCGACGGCCGGGTCAAGACCCTGCACCCGCGCGTCCACGCCGGGATCCTCGCCGACCTGCGCCTGCCCGACCACGAGCGCCAGCTGCGCGAGCTCGAGATCGAGCCCTTCGACCTCGTCGTGGTGAACCTCTACCCGTTCCGCGAGACCGTCGCCTCGGGTGCGACGCCCGACGAGGTCGTCGAGCAGATCGACATCGGCGGTCCGTCCATGGTCCGCGCCGCGGCGAAGAACCACCCCTCCGTCGCGGTGGTCGTCTCCCCCGCCGCCTACGGCGAGGTCACCGACGCGGTCTCCGCGGGCGGCTTCACCCTGGACCAGCGCAAGCGCCTCGCGGCGCAGGCGTTCGCGCACACGGCGGCCTACGACGTCGCCGTCGCCTCGTGGTTCTCCTCGTCCTACGCACCCGCCGACGACGAGCAGTTCCCGGCGTTCCTCGGCGCCACGTGGGAGCGCTCGGCGGTGCTGCGCTACGGCGAGAACCCCCACCAGCCGGCCGCGCTCTACACCGGCGACCAGCCCGGCCTCGCCGGTGCCGAGCAGCTGCACGGCAAGGAGATGTCGTTCAACAACTACCTCGACACCGACGCCGCGCGCCGCGCCGCCTTCACGCACGACAAGCCCGCCGTGGCGATCATCAAGCACGCCAACCCCTGCGGCATCGCCGTGGGTACCGACGTCGCCCAGGCCCACGCCCGCGCGCACGCCTGCGACCCGGTCTCCGCGTTCGGCGGCGTGATCGCCGCCAACCGTCCGGTCACGGTCGCGATGGCCCAGCAGGTGGCCGAGGTGTTCACCGAGGTCATCGTCGCCCCCGACTACGAGGACGGCGCCGTCGAGGTGCTGCAGGGCAAGAAGAACATTCGCATCCTGCGCTGCCCGGCTCCCACCCACGAGATCCCGGTCGAGTTCCGGCCCGTCAGCGGCGGCCTGCTCCTGCAGGAGCGCGACCGCGTCGACGCCCAGGGCGACGACCCGACGACGTGGACCCTCGCCGCGGGCGAGCCGGCCGACGCCGACACCTTCGCCGACCTCGTCTTCGCGTGGCGCGCGTGCAAGGCCGTGAAGTCCAACGCGATCCTGTTGGCCAAGGACGGGGCCTCGGTGGGCGTCGGCATGGGCCAGGTCAACCGGGTCGACTCGTGCCGCCTCGCGGTGGAGCGGGCCGGCGAGGAGCGGGCGCGGGGCGCGGTCGCCGCGTCGGACGCCTTCTTCCCGTTCTCCGACGGACCTCAGATCCTCATCGACGCGGGTGTTCGCGCGATCGTGCAGCCGGGCGGTTCGGTGCGTGACGCCGAGACCGTGGCCGCGGCCGCGGCCGCCGGCGTCACGATGTACGTCACGGGGACGCGTCACTTCTTCCACTGA